Proteins found in one Corynebacterium zhongnanshanii genomic segment:
- the fmdA gene encoding formamidase — MPQNIFPLDSTKPFTDQEKLGHNRWHPDIPPVACVNPGDSFRVDCREWFDGAINNDDCADDIRDAPLSTVHALSGPFHVTGAKPGDLLIVDILDVGPIPQEEGPLAGQGWGYTGIFAKKNGGSFLTDQFPDAYKAVWDFSGQKATSRHIPGVEFSGIIHPGLMGTAPSHDLLQRWNQREAALIATDPEREPPLALPPEPDNAILGGLTGERYTSAAREAARTAPPRENGGNQDIKNLSKGTRVFYPVYVDGANFSVGDLHFSQGDGEITFCGGIEMSGYIDLHVDIIKDGMAKYNVTENAIFMPGNLEPQHSQWLAFSGTSVTLDGEQRYLDSHLAYQRACLHAIEYLTTFGWTPEQAYLLLGAAPIEGRFSGVVDIPNACATVYLPVDIFSIDIRPGAGPQPTIDPGIGAPRSSFD; from the coding sequence ATGCCACAGAACATCTTCCCCCTCGACAGCACCAAGCCCTTTACCGACCAAGAAAAGCTGGGCCACAACCGGTGGCACCCAGACATCCCGCCCGTGGCGTGCGTGAACCCCGGCGATAGCTTCCGCGTGGACTGCCGCGAATGGTTCGACGGCGCCATCAACAACGACGACTGCGCCGACGACATCCGCGACGCTCCCCTCTCCACAGTCCACGCCCTCTCCGGCCCCTTCCACGTGACCGGGGCGAAACCCGGCGATCTGCTGATCGTGGACATCCTCGACGTAGGCCCCATCCCCCAGGAGGAAGGACCACTGGCGGGCCAAGGGTGGGGATACACCGGCATCTTCGCCAAGAAAAACGGCGGCAGCTTCCTCACCGACCAGTTCCCGGATGCATACAAGGCCGTGTGGGACTTCAGCGGGCAGAAGGCCACGTCACGCCACATCCCCGGCGTGGAGTTCTCCGGCATCATCCACCCCGGCCTCATGGGAACAGCCCCCAGCCACGATCTGCTGCAGCGGTGGAATCAGCGCGAAGCCGCGCTGATTGCCACCGACCCGGAGCGCGAGCCACCCCTGGCACTGCCGCCAGAGCCGGACAACGCCATCCTGGGAGGCCTGACCGGCGAGCGCTACACCAGCGCCGCACGAGAAGCAGCACGCACCGCTCCCCCACGAGAAAACGGCGGGAACCAGGACATCAAAAACCTCTCCAAGGGAACCCGCGTGTTCTACCCGGTCTATGTGGATGGGGCGAACTTCTCCGTGGGTGACCTGCACTTCTCCCAAGGAGACGGCGAGATTACCTTCTGCGGCGGCATCGAAATGAGCGGCTACATCGATCTGCACGTGGACATCATCAAGGACGGAATGGCTAAATACAACGTCACGGAAAACGCCATTTTCATGCCGGGAAATCTGGAGCCGCAGCATTCGCAATGGCTCGCTTTCTCGGGAACGTCCGTCACGCTCGATGGTGAGCAGCGCTATCTGGATTCCCACTTGGCGTATCAGCGCGCCTGCCTGCACGCCATCGAATACCTCACCACATTTGGCTGGACTCCCGAGCAGGCCTACCTCCTGCTGGGCGCCGCCCCCATCGAGGGCCGCTTCTCCGGCGTGGTGGATATTCCCAATGCCTGCGCCACCGTGTATCTTCCGGTGGACATTTTCAGCATTGATATTCGGCCGGGAGCGGGACCACAACCCACCATCGATCCGGGTATCGGCGCCCCACGCTCCTCGTTTGACTAA
- a CDS encoding TatD family hydrolase: MAKKKSRPTPVPPEPLHPLFDAHTHLYSTVRKIVASRGVEIKGRTLTDEEYATGVQEIMDRAQAVGVTHACTVGDGLEETVAAVRAAEMDPRVYAAVAVHPTLAHTVTDHVKTQLEDLAAHPRCVAIGETGLDEYWIGKDEDTAPLEVQEEIFRWHIDLAVRTGKALMIHNREADQNLLRVLDYAPKPETVIMHCFSSPLDVAREFLERGYVLSFCGNTTFKRNEELRQAAAEAPQGQFLVETDAPFMTPEPFRGARNESAYVGYTARVVAEARGCAPEEVALQSSETARRVFGLA, from the coding sequence ATGGCCAAGAAGAAGTCCCGCCCCACGCCCGTTCCTCCCGAGCCGCTGCACCCCCTGTTCGACGCGCACACGCACCTGTATTCCACCGTGCGTAAGATCGTCGCCAGCCGCGGCGTGGAGATCAAGGGCCGGACGCTCACGGATGAGGAATACGCCACCGGGGTGCAGGAGATCATGGACCGTGCGCAGGCCGTGGGCGTGACACACGCCTGCACGGTGGGCGATGGCCTGGAGGAAACCGTCGCTGCCGTGCGCGCCGCGGAGATGGATCCGCGTGTCTATGCTGCCGTTGCCGTTCATCCGACGCTGGCCCACACCGTCACGGACCACGTAAAAACTCAGCTGGAAGACTTGGCGGCCCACCCGCGCTGCGTGGCGATCGGGGAGACGGGCCTGGACGAGTACTGGATCGGAAAAGATGAGGATACCGCCCCGTTAGAGGTGCAAGAGGAGATCTTCCGCTGGCACATCGACCTGGCCGTGCGCACGGGCAAGGCGCTGATGATCCACAACAGGGAGGCAGACCAGAACCTCCTGCGCGTGCTGGACTATGCTCCAAAGCCCGAGACGGTCATCATGCACTGCTTCAGTTCACCGCTGGATGTGGCGCGGGAGTTCCTGGAGCGCGGCTATGTGCTGTCCTTCTGTGGCAACACCACGTTCAAGCGCAACGAGGAGCTGCGCCAGGCGGCGGCCGAGGCGCCGCAAGGTCAGTTCCTGGTGGAGACGGATGCGCCGTTCATGACTCCGGAGCCGTTCCGGGGTGCGCGCAACGAGTCGGCGTATGTGGGCTACACGGCGCGCGTGGTGGCCGAGGCGCGCGGGTGTGCTCCGGAGGAGGTGGCGCTGCAGTCGTCGGAGACGGCGCGCCGGGTGTTCGGCCTGGCGTGA
- a CDS encoding FmdB family zinc ribbon protein, whose translation MPWYEFSCSEGHVTERPFSIAENKRSIECPTCTLPASRIISAPSTPRSNPVHSALITATKETAHTPDVVSSVPASGNRRPTPVSTNPLHRTLPRA comes from the coding sequence ATGCCCTGGTACGAATTCAGCTGCTCCGAAGGACACGTGACAGAACGGCCGTTTTCCATCGCAGAGAACAAGCGGAGCATCGAGTGCCCGACGTGCACGCTTCCCGCCTCGCGGATCATCAGCGCGCCGTCCACGCCACGGTCCAACCCGGTCCACTCCGCGCTGATCACAGCCACCAAGGAGACCGCGCACACACCCGATGTGGTGAGTTCCGTGCCTGCATCCGGGAATCGGCGCCCCACCCCCGTCAGCACCAATCCTCTCCACCGCACGCTTCCCCGCGCATAA